The Kluyveromyces lactis strain NRRL Y-1140 chromosome B complete sequence genome contains a region encoding:
- the DCR2 gene encoding phosphoprotein phosphatase (similar to uniprot|Q05924 Saccharomyces cerevisiae YLR361C DCR2 Protein involved in cell cycle regulation), protein MVGLSKRYARLITYFVILCLLLGIIVRLNLLGYKLLPSVTLGHKSPEAYWYGVVINFGTLSCFHVGTWFRICPVTESSLKVDLHDSSLTSRKVITKDLFNSEGYHWFGKSQFLWYDVLELKSVTDVRKLPSGDSVYGVTRISGDLKDCKHPFKNICIHIDELNESALENTRFLSGFSVLFGEDVTEPRIDWDLDKRFTVTNVRYPSYVTATYWNNDVWKPEVPLLFVNDQHKFKIVQLADLHFSVGKGVCRDEFPQHETCEADPKTLQFIDQVLDIEKPQMVVFTGDQIMGDECKQDSETALLKVLAPVISRKIPWAMVWGNHDDEGSLNRWQLSEFASKLPYSLFEIGPRDSKDNQFGLGNYVREVKGGDGTTNIALYFLDSHKYSKSKAFPGYDWVKEEQWEYMEEYLESHDSIKQAKHSGDLISMAFFHIPLPEYRNFPQESGSNRVVGTYKEGITAPRYNSEGVKTLHKLGVSVTSVGHDHCNDYCLLDDFNDGEDKIWLCYGGAAGEGGYAGYGGTERRIRVYEIDALKKDIYSWKRLNGSPENTFDHQKLISDGVPYTA, encoded by the coding sequence ATGGTTGGGCTGTCGAAGAGGTATGCTCGATTGATCACATATTTCGTCATATTATGCTTATTATTAGGAATTATTGTACGGCTCAATTTACTCGGATACAAGTTACTACCCTCGGTGACTTTAGGCCACAAATCACCGGAAGCTTATTGGTACGGAGTTGTGATTAATTTTGGAACTCTGAGCTGTTTCCATGTTGGAACTTGGTTCAGAATTTGTCCTGTAACGGAAAGTAGTCTTAAAGTGGATCTCCATGATAGCTCTTTGACAAGCAGGAAAGTGATCACAAAGGACTTATTTAATTCTGAAGGGTATCATTGGTTTGGAAAATCCCAATTTTTATGGTACGATGTgttagaattgaaatcagttACCGATGTAAGAAAGCTTCCGTCTGGGGACTCTGTTTATGGGGTTACCAGGATATCAGGcgatttgaaagattgtAAACATCCATTTAAGAATATATGTATTCATatcgatgaattgaatgaatcaGCATTGGAAAACACTAGATTTCTCTCTGGCTTCTCAGTATTGTTCGGTGAAGACGTTACAGAACCGAGAATTGACTGGGATTTGGATAAAAGATTTACGGTAACCAACGTAAGGTACCCTTCTTACGTCACAGCAACATATTGGAATAACGATGTGTGGAAACCCGAAGTCCCTTTGCTCTTCGTTAATGATCAACACAAGTTTAAAATTGTACAGTTGGCAGACTTACATTTCAGTGTTGGTAAGGGCGTTTGTAGAGATGAGTTCCCACAACACGAGACGTGTGAAGCAGATCCCAAAACATTACAATTTATAGATCAAGTTTTGGATATCGAAAAGCCTCAGATGGTAGTATTTACAGGCGATCAAATTATGGGAGATGAGTGTAAGCAAGATTCAGAGACTGCGCTCTTGAAAGTGTTGGCTCCTGTCATCtcaagaaaaattccaTGGGCAATGGTATGGGGTAATCACGACGACGAAGGGTCACTAAACAGGTGGCAGTTATCCGAATTCGCAAGTAAGCTTCCGTATTCgttgtttgaaattgggCCTCGCGACTCAAAAGACAATCAGTTCGGGCTCGGAAACTATGTACGGGAAGTCAAGGGTGGTGATGGGACGACAAATATTGCCTTGTACTTCTTGGATTCTCATAAGTATTCAAAGAGCAAAGCATTCCCAGGATATGACTGGGTTAAGGAAGAACAATGGGAGTATATGGAGGAATATCTGGAAAGCCACGATTCTATTAAACAGGCGAAACACTCCGGTGATTTAATTTCGATGGCATTCTTCCATATTCCTTTACCAGAATATAGGAACTTCCCTCAGGAATCAGGTAGTAACCGAGTAGTAGGAACTTATAAAGAAGGTATCACGGCACCAAGATATAATTCTGAAGGGGTGAAAACTCTACATAAGTTGGGCGTGTCAGTTACCAGTGTGGGACATGATCACTGCAATGATTATTGTTTATTAGATGATTTCAACGACGGTGAGGACAAGATATGGTTATGCTATGGAGGTGCAGCTGGAGAAGGAGGTTATGCTGGGTACGGAGGTACAGAAAGACGTATTAGGGTATATGAGATAGATGCGCTAAAGAAAGATATATATTCGTGGAAACGACTTAATGGTTCTCCGGAAAACACTTTCGATCATCAAAAACTAATCAGCGATGGTGTTCCATATACTGCCTGA
- the ADE13 gene encoding adenylosuccinase ADE13 (highly similar to uniprot|Q05911 Saccharomyces cerevisiae YLR359W ADE13 Adenylosuccinate lyase catalyzes two steps in the 'de novo' purine nucleotide biosynthetic pathway) yields MSDYDKYTTPLSSRYASEEMSSIFSLRNRFSTWRKLWLNLAIAEKELGLDVISEEAIEQMKAHLTINDEEIAAASKQEAIVRHDVMAHVHTFGETCPKAAGIIHLGATSCFVTDNADLIFLRDAYDILIPKLVNVINRLSKFALEYKDLPVLGWTHFQPAQLTTLGKRVTLWIQELLWDLRNFVRARNDIGLRGVKGTTGTQASFLTLFHGDHDKVEALDKRVAELLGFSTVYPVTGQTYSRKIDIDVLAPLSSFAATAHKMATDIRLLANLKELEEPFEKSQIGSSAMAYKRNPMRCERVCSLARHLGSLFNDAVQTASVQWFERTLDDSAIRRISLPSAFLTADILLSTLLNISSGLVVYPKVIERRIMGELPFMATENIIMAMVEHGASRQEVHEAIRVLSHQAAAVVKEQGGDNDLIERVRQDKFFEPIWNELDSLLEPSTFVGRAPQQVEKFVANDVKQALAAFQNDITDVEVKLNV; encoded by the coding sequence ATGTCTGATTACGATAAGTACACCACACCACTATCTTCTCGTTATGCTTCTGAGGAGATGTCTTCCATATTCTCTTTGAGAAACAGATTCTCTACCTGGAGAAAGCTTTGGTTGAATTTGGCTATTGCTGAAAAGGAATTAGGTCTTGATGTCATTAGTGAAGAAGCCATTGAGCAAATGAAGGCTCATTTGACCATcaacgatgaagaaatcgCTGCTGCTTCCAAGCAAGAGGCCATTGTCAGACACGATGTTATGGCTCACGTTCACACTTTTGGTGAAACTTGTCCTAAAGCCGCTGGTATCATCCATCTAGGTGCTACCTCATGTTTTGTCACCGATAATGCTGActtgatcttcttgagAGATGCTTACGATATCTTGATTCCTAAGTTGGTCAATGTTATCAACAGATTGTCCAAGTTTGCTTTGGAGTACAAGGATCTACCAGTATTGGGCTGGACTCATTTCCAACCAGCTCAATTGACTACCTTGGGTAAAAGAGTCACATTGTGGATCCAAGAACTATTGTGGGATCTAAGAAACTTTGTCAGAGCTAGAAACGATATCGGTCTACGTGGTGTCAAGGGTACCACCGGTACCCAAGCTTCTTTCTTAACTTTGTTCCATGGTGATCACGACAAAGTGGAAGCTTTGGACAAGAGAGTTGCTGAACTATTGGGATTCTCTACTGTCTACCCAGTTACCGGTCAAACTTATTCTAGAAAGATTGATATCGACGTGTTGGCTCCATTATCCTCATTTGCAGCTACTGCTCACAAGATGGCGACTGATATCAGATTATTGGCTAActtgaaggaattggaagaacCGTTCGAAAAATCTCAAATTGGTTCCTCTGCCATGGCTTACAAGAGAAACCCAATGCGTTGCGAACGTGTGTGTTCTCTTGCCAGACATTTGGGTTCTTTGTTCAACGATGCCGTACAAACCGCGTCAGTGCAATggtttgaaagaactttgGATGACTCTGCCATCAGAAGAATCTCTTTGCCAAGTGCTTTCTTGACCGCAGACATTCTACTATCCACTTTGCTAAACATCTCTTCCGGTTTAGTCGTTTATCCAAAGGTCAtcgaaagaagaattatGGGTGAATTGCCATTCATGGCCACtgaaaatattatcatGGCCATGGTCGAGCACGGTGCATCCAGACAAGAAGTTCATGAAGCTATCAGAGTGCTATCTCACCAAGCTGCCGCTGTCGTCAAGGAACAAGGTGGTGACAACGACTTGATCGAACGTGTGAGACAGGACAAGTTCTTCGAACCTATCTGGAATGAATTGGACTCATTGTTGGAGCCATCCACCTTTGTCGGTAGAGCTCCTCAACAAGTTGAGAAGTTCGTTGCCAACGATGTCAAACAAGCGTTGGCTGCTTTCCAAAATGATATCACTGATGTCGAAGTTAAGCTAAACGTTTAA
- the STE11 gene encoding mitogen-activated protein kinase kinase kinase STE11 (similar to uniprot|P23561 Saccharomyces cerevisiae YLR362W STE11 Signal transducing MEK kinase involved in pheromone response and pseudohyphal/invasive growth pathways where it phosphorylates Ste7p and the high osmolarity response pathway via phosphorylation of Pbs2p regulated by Ste20p and Ste50p) has protein sequence MSSDVSSPISEVPFVEKFLGEVECEEYLPTFEKFRLFDEDRLYYLDREILEELGVKKIGDKIKILKQSRQLRRDASGFNPKKELVEITAKINALNSNPLSINEELVTDKHSVIFILNDGSAKKVNVNGCFNAHSIKKKLIKRLPSEFISIDPVTKEATHSSQDYDVFVVDYVKNVLHLLYDVELVTICHSSDRLEKNRLIFVSKDQTPSEKAIFTSKKVYLKTLSVMQQMGSQPGAGRPLLSGPGTNALRIENRSDNIREIFTQRPPTELISTNLPEYFPHTDINRLKKTLRNSMRQSIRASMIRGKNGSLVSLAGSNKIGDILVNQSHAVDRALLESIQNDGSASNSADHAVPMHNTSTNGSDASTASLTPLMKRTSISSNSRNSKSSVRGRSGSESGTSESNDKIELYSTDTDTEGEEDDAEDTISLPTKVEAPKSWLKGARIGSGSFGSVYLGMNAETGELMAVKQVELKPTAVTAGVVSIADESKKAHSPGGGNTAVKNTSQIHRKMIDALQHEMNILKELHHENIVTYYGSSQEGGNLNIFLEYVPGGSVSSMLNNYGPFDEPLVKNFTRQILIGLAYLHKRNIIHRDIKGANILIDIKGGVKITDFGISKKLSPLNKQQNKRASLQGSVYWMAPEVVKQVVTTEKADIWSVGCVIVEMFTGKHPFPDFSQMQAIFKIGTNIIPEIPSWVSEEAKAFLFKSFELDYRKRPSSLGLLQEPWLNTVL, from the coding sequence ATGAGCAGTGACGTGTCAAGCCCCATTAGTGAAGTGCCTTTCGTTGAGAAATTTCTCGGTGAAGTAGAATGCGAGGAATATTTACCCACATTTGAGAAATTCCGTTTATTTGATGAGGATAGGCTATATTACTTGGATCGTGAGATTCTAGAAGAACTTGGAGTGAAGAAGATTGGTGATAAGatcaagattttgaaacaaTCTCGTCAGCTTAGAAGAGACGCTTCTGGGTTCAACCCCAAGAAAGAACTCGTCGAGATCACCGCCAAAATCAATGctttgaattcaaatccaCTGTCGATTAATGAGGAGTTGGTTACTGATAAACACTCGGtgattttcattttgaacGATGGGTCTGCAAAGAAAGTTAACGTTAACGGGTGTTTCAATGCCCATTcgatcaagaagaaactaatCAAACGTTTACCATCGGAATTCATCTCTATTGATCCTGTTACAAAGGAAGCCACTCATTCGTCCCAAGATTACGACGTGTTTGTGGTGGATTATGTGAAGAACGTGTTACATTTGCTATACGATGTGGAACTAGTCACAATTTGTCACTCAAGCGACCGCTTGGAGAAGAACAGGTTGATATTTGTATCTAAGGATCAGACTCCAAGCGAGAAAGCTATCTTCACCTCGAAAAAAGTTTATTTGAAGACATTGAGTGTCATGCAACAGATGGGGTCTCAACCAGGAGCTGGAAGACCACTGTTATCAGGACCTGGAACCAATGCCTTGAGGATTGAGAATAGAAGCGATAATATCCGAGAAATCTTCACACAAAGACCTCCTACTGAGTTGATTTCTACCAATTTACCTGAATACTTCCCACATACAGACATTAACAGGTTGAAGAAGACTTTAAGAAATTCTATGAGACAATCAATCCGTGCCAGTATGATTAGGGGGAAGAATGGCTCACTAGTGTCGTTAGCAGGCTCTAACAAGATCGGAGACATCTTGGTTAATCAATCACACGCCGTCGACAGAGCATTATTGGAAAGTATTCAAAATGATGGGAGCGCATCCAATTCTGCGGATCATGCCGTTCCTATGCATAATACTTCAACAAATGGGTCAGATGCTTCTACTGCATCCCTCACTCCCTTGATGAAACGTACGTCGATATCCAGTAACAGTAGAAACAGCAAATCTTCGGTACGTGGCAGATCAGGGTCAGAATCTGGTACCTCAGAATCCAACGATAAGATCGAGTTGTACAGCACAGATACCGATACAGAAGgcgaagaagatgatgcaGAAGATACTATCTCGTTACCTACCAAAGTGGAGGCACCAAAATCCTGGCTCAAAGGTGCTAGAATCGGTTCTGGTAGTTTCGGTAGTGTTTATTTGGGTATGAATGCGGAGACCGGTGAATTGATGGCCGTTAAGCAAGTCGAACTTAAACCAACTGCAGTGACCGCAGGCGTAGTGTCAATTGCGGATGAATCAAAGAAAGCACATAGTCCAGGAGGTGGAAACACTGCTGTCAAGAACACCTCTCAAATTCACAGGAAGATGATTGATGCTTTACAACACGAAATGAACattttgaaagagttgCATCATGAAAATATCGTCACATACTATGGATCATCTCAAGAAGGTGGCAATTTGAacatttttcttgaatatgTGCCTGGTGGTTCAGTATCTTCCATGTTAAACAACTACGGCCCTTTCGATGAGCCATTGGTAAAGAACTTTACAAGACAGATCCTCATTGGTTTGGCATATTTACATAAAAGAAACATTATTCACAGAGATATCAAGGGTGCTAATATTTTAATTGATATCAAAGGTGGTGTCAAGATCACAGATTTTGGTATCTCTAAGAAACTATCCCCATTGAACAAACAACAAAACAAGAGAGCATCATTACAGGGTTCCGTGTACTGGATGGCACCAGAAGTTGTCAAGCAAGTCGTCACTACAGAGAAGGCAGATATCTGGTCTGTTGGTTGCGTGATCGTGGAAATGTTTACAGGTAAGCACCCATTCCCAGACTTCTCCCAAATGCAAGCTATCTTCAAGATTGGTACCAACATCATCCCTGAGATTCCATCTTGGGTATCAGAAGAGGCTAAGGCCTTCCTTTTCAAGTCTTTCGAACTGGACTATCGTAAGAGACCTAGCAGTCTAGGGCTACTACAGGAGCCTTGGCTGAATACGGTACTATAA
- a CDS encoding uncharacterized protein (conserved hypothetical protein), translating to MSGNRGNIDKKDEDIGKLVFKRAGRTVEVDPETLRKPRLYVPVRHDPSPSPSANQGGSPLVQTGGHRPTVETPKHTATTQKSDTDEHDSEKNE from the coding sequence ATGAGTGGTAACCGTGGGAATATAGACAAGAAAGACGAAGATATTGGGAAGCTTGTCTTCAAGAGAGCAGGGAGGACAGTAGAAGTCGATCCTGAAACATTAAGGAAACCTCGATTATATGTTCCAGTAAGGCATGATCCATCTCCTTCACCTTCTGCTAATCAAGGTGGATCTCCGCTGGTTCAAACTGGTGGGCATAGGCCTACAGTAGAGACTCCTAAGCACACAGCTACTACTCAAAAGTCTGACACCGATGAGCATGATTCCGAAAAGAATGAATAA
- the LST7 gene encoding Lst7p (similar to uniprot|P53237 Saccharomyces cerevisiae YGR057C LST7 Protein possibly involved in a post-Golgi secretory pathway required for the transport of nitrogen-regulated amino acid permease Gap1p from the Golgi to the cell surface), giving the protein MSVDDVGFLSLTHFCDKHGPKVLMVTQIASDLDRCNELLLPEYPKDSYCDSCLLRLPEPKSDATSIRSSIDDFYSVSTQYSSIRYQLLSMIIKKTFSEETMSYDGSPFMFCDEHRGLNLAVGFKLEDVHARGNERRYCLILSLEKRNPCDGNDVFKTLSDNWQFIIESLSKLIDHIKIQAREQLNRRQTDFAQIMGGTYLRENKQKLPVSLADIVNDQLIFLRIHKWNTFILTRLKAVQVETVDSDGPKGAVKP; this is encoded by the coding sequence ATGAGTGTCGATGATGTTGggtttctttctttgacCCATTTTTGTGATAAGCATGGTCCGAAGGTTCTAATGGTTACGCAAATAGCTTCTGATCTGGATAGGTGTAATGAACTATTGTTACCAGAGTATCCAAAGGATTCGTACTGTGACTCATGTTTGTTGAGACTTCCAGAACCAAAATCAGATGCAACGTCTATCAGATCAAGTATTGACGATTTCTATAGCGTATCGACGCAGTACTCCTCGATAAGGTACCAATTGCTCAGTATGATTATCAAGAAAACGTTCTCAGAAGAGACAATGAGTTATGATGGTTCGCCGTTCATGTTTTGTGATGAACACAGAGGCCTCAATTTAGCGGTTGGCTTTAAGCTGGAAGATGTACATGCTCGTGGTAACGAGAGACGGTATTGTTTAATATTAAGCTTGGAGAAAAGGAATCCATGCGATGGTAACGACGTATTTAAAACATTGTCTGATAATTGGCAATTTATCATTGAGTCCTTGTCCAAATTGATAGATCATATTAAGATACAGGCAAGAGAACAGTTAAACAGAAGACAGACTGATTTTGCGCAAATCATGGGAGGGACCTACCTCAGagaaaataaacaaaaacttCCCGTTAGTTTAGCTGATATCGTTAACGATCAGTTAATCTTTCTAAGAATTCACAAATGGAATACGTTCATATTAACAAGATTAAAGGCAGTTCAAGTAGAGACAGTGGATTCGGATGGTCCTAAAGGTGCAGTCAAGCCTTAA
- the VPS38 gene encoding Vps38p (weakly similar to uniprot|Q6B1J7 Saccharomyces cerevisiae YLR360W VPS38 involved in vacuolar protein targeting), with the protein MGIKIVGKYPKETVESELRDQWVELCHYKVPLRKLTWVGGKIDLRLDPNMGILEFSLFNIPIFEFEDGFYMLPGHSEYFVKGPPRQMPQGSIKQSFTFNGLLKLNKILQYISQVRCETTDVAKLMEDRYSILTQDYIYFKECIEHYKERIRRSKENLELIRAQLKKESDCVSASSSQTSISINDDYGSEYSTFAQDKAKFNLLQARKLKQSIDIIDHLKIPDFIDLGRSKVEDNAFYIDFKFVDFENILASPDKELLNCKLGYYLLIMKIITQKILFIPLPHALSFMGSNSLVDGELPFYALTKANQQHNSKLKMATARFNINVNQLRQYMEHHR; encoded by the coding sequence ATGGGTATCAAGATAGTTGGCAAATATCCTAAGGAAACTGTAGAGTCAGAATTGAGAGATCAATGGGTTGAACTGTGTCATTATAAGGTGCCATTGAGGAAGCTAACATGGGTAGGAGGGAAAATAGATCTCAGGTTGGATCCAAATATGGGAATTCTTGAGTTTTCACTGTTTAACATACCAATATTTGAGTTTGAAGATGGTTTTTATATGTTGCCAGGACATTCCGAATATTTTGTTAAGGGTCCCCCTAGACAAATGCCACAAGGTAGTATTAAGCAATCTTTCACGTTCAATGGGTTGTTGAAGCTTAATAAGATATTACAGTACATCTCTCAGGTCAGATGCGAGACTACTGATGTTGCAAAACTGATGGAGGATCGTTATTCGATTCTTACCCAAGactatatatatttcaaagaatgcATAGAGCATTATAAGGAACGGATACGAAGATCGAAAGAAAATCTAGAATTGATTCGGGCCCAGCTGAAAAAGGAGTCCGATTGCGTTTCCGCGTCAAGTTCACAGACATCAATATCTATCAATGACGATTACGGTTCGGAATATTCGACCTTTGCACAGGATAAGGCCAAATTCAACTTGTTGCAGGCCAGAAAGCTAAAACAATccattgatatcattgatcATCTTAAGATACCAGACTTCATTGACTTAGGCAGGTCCAAAGTGGAGGATAATGCATTTTACATCGATTTTAAGTTTGTTGATTTCGAAAACATTTTAGCGTCACCGGATAAGGAACTCCTAAATTGTAAATTAGGGTACTACTTACTCATTATGAAAATCATAACTCAGAAAATTCTATTTATTCCTTTACCGCATGCTCTATCATTCATGGGAAGCAATTCTTTAGTTGATGGTGAACTACCATTTTATGCACTAACAAAAGCAAACCAACAGCATAATAGTAAGTTAAAAATGGCAACTGCAAGGTTCAATATAAACGTCAATCAGCTCAGGCAGTATATGGAACACCATCGCTGA